One window of Cellulomonas shaoxiangyii genomic DNA carries:
- a CDS encoding phosphoketolase family protein: MTTSIARDPRQTAGSPAPIAAGDFAAAEARTAWRAGTGRLDDATLQRIDKWWRAANYMSVGQIYLLDNPLLRRPLDRDDVKPRLLGHWGTTPGLNFLYAHLNRAVAEREQSTIYVTGPGHGGPGLVASAYLDGTYSEVYSDITEDEEGMRRLFRQFSFPGGIPSHVAPETPGSIHEGGELGYALSHAYGAAFDNPHLLVAAVVGDGEAETGPLATSWHSNKFVNPRQDGVVLPILHLNGYKIANPTILARIGDEELHALMVGYGHEPFVFVAGFDDEDALSIHGRFAALLDEVLDRIAAIKQRAAEGDESRPMWPMIVFRTPKGWTGPAWIDGKKTTGSWRAHQVPLASARDTPEHLAVLEEWLQSYRPAELFDATGRIEDDIRALAPSGDLRMSANPHTNGGLLLRDLRLPDFRDFAQDVPSPGATFAEAPRVLGQFLTEVVRRNPDNFRIFGPDETASNRLQAVYDATDKQWNARFEGPEVDEHLARVGRVMEMLSEHQCQGWLEGYLLTGRHGLFTSYEAFIHIVDSMVNQHAKWLKVTNDIPWRRPVASLNYLLSSHVWRQDHNGFSHQDPGFIDHVVNKKAEVVRVYLPPDANTLLSTYDHCLRSRQYVNVVVAGKQPAPNFLTMDEAVAHCTRGLGIWEWAGSEVPGEEPDVVLAAAGDVPTLEVLAAADILKRELPQLKVRVVNVVDLMRLQDETEHPHGLAHREFDTIFTADRPIVFAYHGYPWLIHRLTYRRNGHKNLHVRGYKEEGTTTTPFDMVMLNDLDRYHLVIDVIDHVHWLRASYAGLRQRMVDARIAAREYTREHGEDVPEVRDWVWPDAGETGTEVGGPQADRLSTTDTGGDNE; the protein is encoded by the coding sequence ATGACCACGAGCATCGCCAGGGACCCGCGGCAGACCGCGGGGAGCCCCGCGCCCATAGCGGCCGGCGACTTCGCCGCCGCCGAGGCGCGCACCGCGTGGCGCGCGGGCACCGGCCGCCTCGACGACGCGACCCTGCAGCGCATCGACAAGTGGTGGCGCGCCGCCAACTACATGTCGGTGGGTCAGATCTACCTGCTCGACAACCCGCTGCTGCGGCGACCGCTCGACCGCGACGACGTCAAGCCCCGGCTCCTCGGCCACTGGGGCACGACCCCGGGCCTGAACTTCCTCTACGCGCACCTCAACCGCGCGGTGGCGGAGCGCGAGCAGTCGACGATCTACGTCACCGGCCCCGGCCACGGCGGCCCCGGCCTCGTGGCGAGCGCGTACCTCGACGGCACGTACTCGGAGGTCTACTCCGACATCACCGAGGACGAGGAGGGCATGCGCCGGCTGTTCCGGCAGTTCTCGTTCCCGGGCGGCATCCCCAGCCACGTCGCCCCGGAGACCCCGGGGTCGATCCACGAGGGCGGCGAGCTCGGCTACGCCCTCAGCCACGCGTACGGCGCGGCGTTCGACAACCCGCACCTGCTGGTCGCGGCGGTCGTCGGCGACGGTGAGGCGGAGACCGGGCCGCTCGCCACGAGCTGGCACTCGAACAAGTTCGTCAACCCCCGCCAGGACGGCGTCGTCCTGCCGATCCTGCACCTGAACGGCTACAAGATCGCCAACCCGACGATCCTCGCGCGCATCGGCGACGAGGAGCTGCACGCCCTCATGGTCGGCTACGGCCACGAGCCGTTCGTGTTCGTCGCGGGGTTCGACGACGAGGACGCCCTGAGCATCCACGGGCGCTTCGCCGCGCTGCTCGACGAGGTGCTCGACCGGATCGCGGCGATCAAGCAGCGGGCCGCCGAGGGCGACGAGTCGCGCCCGATGTGGCCGATGATCGTGTTCCGGACGCCGAAGGGGTGGACCGGACCCGCCTGGATCGACGGCAAGAAGACGACCGGCTCGTGGCGCGCGCACCAGGTGCCGCTCGCGAGCGCGCGGGACACCCCGGAGCACCTCGCGGTGCTCGAGGAGTGGCTGCAGTCCTACCGCCCGGCCGAGCTGTTCGACGCCACCGGCCGGATCGAGGACGACATCCGCGCCCTCGCGCCGTCGGGCGACCTGCGCATGAGCGCGAACCCGCACACCAACGGCGGTCTGCTGCTGCGCGACCTGCGGCTGCCGGACTTCCGCGACTTCGCGCAGGACGTGCCGAGCCCGGGCGCGACGTTCGCCGAGGCGCCGCGCGTGCTCGGCCAGTTCCTCACCGAGGTCGTCCGCCGCAACCCCGACAACTTCCGGATCTTCGGCCCGGACGAGACGGCGTCGAACCGCCTGCAGGCCGTGTACGACGCCACCGACAAGCAGTGGAACGCGCGGTTCGAGGGACCCGAGGTCGACGAGCACCTGGCGCGCGTCGGCCGGGTCATGGAGATGCTCTCGGAGCACCAGTGCCAGGGCTGGCTCGAGGGCTACCTGCTCACGGGGCGCCACGGGCTGTTCACGAGCTACGAGGCGTTCATCCACATCGTCGACTCGATGGTGAACCAGCACGCGAAGTGGCTGAAGGTCACCAACGACATCCCGTGGCGCCGGCCGGTGGCGAGCCTGAACTACCTGCTGTCGAGCCACGTGTGGCGCCAGGACCACAACGGCTTCAGCCACCAGGACCCCGGCTTCATCGACCACGTGGTCAACAAGAAGGCCGAGGTCGTGCGGGTGTACCTGCCGCCGGACGCGAACACGCTGCTGTCGACGTACGACCACTGCCTGCGCAGCCGGCAGTACGTCAACGTCGTCGTCGCCGGCAAGCAGCCCGCGCCGAACTTCCTGACGATGGACGAGGCCGTCGCGCACTGCACGCGCGGGCTCGGCATCTGGGAGTGGGCCGGCTCGGAGGTGCCCGGCGAGGAGCCGGACGTCGTGCTCGCCGCCGCCGGTGACGTGCCGACGCTCGAGGTGCTCGCCGCGGCGGACATCCTCAAGCGGGAGCTCCCGCAGCTCAAGGTGCGCGTGGTCAACGTCGTGGACCTCATGCGGCTGCAGGACGAGACCGAGCACCCGCACGGGCTCGCGCACCGCGAGTTCGACACGATCTTCACCGCCGACCGCCCGATCGTGTTCGCGTACCACGGCTACCCGTGGCTGATCCACCGCCTGACGTACCGCCGCAACGGGCACAAGAACCTGCACGTGCGCGGCTACAAGGAGGAGGGCACCACCACCACGCCGTTCGACATGGTCATGCTCAACGACCTCGACCGGTACCACCTCGTCATCGACGTGATCGACCACGTGCACTGGCTGCGCGCCTCCTACGCCGGCCTGCGCCAGCGCATGGTGGACGCGCGCATCGCGGCCCGTGAGTACACGCGTGAGCACGGCGAGGACGTGCCGGAGGTCCGCGACTGGGTGTGGCCGGACGCCGGCGAGACCGGCACGGAGGTCGGCGGTCCGCAGGCCGACCGGCTGTCGACGACGGACACCGGCGGGGACAACGAGTAG
- a CDS encoding ABC transporter ATP-binding protein, with protein sequence MRSLPLADPGTPPLRGPVTYLWWVARRQGGILLAAVLCGVVLFACQAFLPYLTGQAIDDGLANGFGPGLLRATGLVLVLGLVSAAAGALGHRYDVQNWLRAAFTTSQLVGRTAARSGAAITAELPTGEVVSAVANDALRVGEVYATLARFVGSLVAYGAVAVLMLRVSVPLGVIVLVGLPTVAAVLGLLVKPLQRRQAAQREASGRLTTLGADTVSGLRILRGIGGEQVFTGRYREQSQRVRRRGEEVAVTQSWLDALQVLLPGLFVVALLWVGAHMALEGTITPGQLVTTYGYAAFLAWPVQNATMMLQATTRAVVASRKVLAVLQVVPATGARAGTATPPPPGSTLVDEVSGVTLETGRVVALVSAEPDESAAIATRLGRFDDEAEAATPVRLGGVLLADLPKEAVRDRVVVAEAMPHLFSGPLAHELDVRGAATRDDLLHAVALADAQDVLDSVPDGIDGELPEKGRSLSGGQRQRVALARALLTEAEVLVLVEPTSAVDAHTEARIAARLADARRGRTTLVVTASPLVLDHVDEVQLVRDGVLVARGTHAGLLDGAAGPGVAAEYRRVVGRRMDEDTSVEQAFDEADPGAGTLPAPVLATPGAHGDQNGRGEA encoded by the coding sequence GTGCGCTCCCTGCCCCTCGCCGACCCCGGCACCCCGCCCCTGCGCGGCCCCGTCACGTACCTGTGGTGGGTGGCCCGCCGACAGGGCGGCATCCTGCTCGCCGCCGTGCTGTGCGGCGTCGTGCTGTTCGCCTGCCAGGCGTTCCTGCCCTACCTGACGGGCCAGGCGATCGACGACGGCCTGGCCAACGGCTTCGGCCCCGGGCTGCTGCGCGCGACCGGCCTGGTGCTCGTCCTCGGCCTGGTCAGCGCGGCGGCGGGCGCCCTCGGGCACCGGTACGACGTGCAGAACTGGCTGCGGGCCGCGTTCACGACGTCGCAGCTCGTCGGCCGCACGGCCGCGCGCTCGGGTGCCGCCATCACGGCCGAGCTGCCGACCGGTGAGGTCGTCTCCGCCGTCGCGAACGACGCGCTGCGCGTCGGCGAGGTGTACGCCACGCTCGCGCGGTTCGTCGGCTCGCTCGTGGCCTACGGGGCGGTCGCCGTGCTGATGCTGCGGGTGTCCGTGCCGCTCGGCGTCATCGTGCTCGTCGGGCTCCCGACCGTCGCCGCCGTGCTGGGCCTGCTCGTCAAGCCCCTGCAGCGGCGCCAGGCGGCGCAGCGCGAGGCGTCGGGGCGGCTGACGACGCTGGGCGCGGACACGGTCTCCGGACTGCGGATCCTGCGCGGGATCGGCGGCGAGCAGGTGTTCACCGGGCGCTACCGCGAGCAGTCGCAGCGGGTGCGCCGCCGCGGTGAGGAGGTCGCGGTCACGCAGTCGTGGCTGGACGCCCTGCAGGTGCTGCTGCCGGGGCTCTTCGTCGTGGCGCTGCTCTGGGTCGGCGCCCACATGGCGCTCGAGGGCACGATCACGCCCGGTCAGCTCGTCACGACGTACGGCTACGCCGCGTTCCTGGCGTGGCCCGTCCAGAACGCCACGATGATGCTCCAGGCGACCACGCGCGCGGTCGTCGCGTCCCGCAAGGTGCTCGCGGTATTGCAGGTCGTGCCGGCGACGGGTGCACGCGCGGGGACGGCGACGCCGCCGCCGCCGGGCTCGACCCTCGTCGACGAGGTCAGCGGCGTGACGCTCGAGACGGGGCGCGTCGTGGCGCTCGTCAGCGCGGAGCCCGACGAGTCGGCGGCCATCGCCACGCGCCTGGGCCGGTTCGACGACGAGGCGGAGGCGGCCACGCCGGTGCGCCTCGGGGGCGTCCTCCTCGCCGACCTGCCGAAGGAGGCCGTGCGGGACCGGGTCGTGGTCGCTGAGGCCATGCCGCACCTGTTCTCCGGCCCGCTCGCGCACGAGCTCGACGTGCGCGGCGCCGCCACCCGGGACGACCTGCTGCACGCGGTCGCGCTCGCCGACGCGCAGGACGTGCTCGACTCGGTGCCCGACGGGATCGACGGCGAGCTGCCCGAGAAGGGGCGGTCGCTGTCCGGCGGCCAGCGCCAGCGGGTCGCGCTCGCGCGCGCCCTGCTCACCGAGGCCGAGGTGCTCGTGCTCGTGGAGCCGACCAGCGCGGTGGACGCGCACACCGAGGCGCGGATCGCGGCCCGGCTCGCCGACGCGCGGCGCGGCCGCACGACCCTCGTCGTCACCGCGAGCCCGCTCGTGCTCGACCACGTCGACGAGGTGCAGCTCGTGCGCGACGGCGTCCTCGTCGCGCGCGGCACGCACGCCGGGCTGCTCGACGGCGCCGCCGGCCCGGGCGTCGCGGCGGAGTACCGCCGCGTCGTGGGACGGCGGATGGACGAGGACACGAGCGTCGAGCAGGCGTTCGACGAGGCTGACCCGGGTGCGGGCACGTTGCCGGCGCCCGTGCTCGCGACGCCCGGCGCCCACGGCGACCAGAACGGTAGGGGTGAGGCATGA
- a CDS encoding aromatic ring-opening dioxygenase LigA, producing the protein MSAAVRKPAHLKALAIVVMAFGMIFAVAGTATWALVSGNLRSEQITVSEDAAMFGGELVDTPWEAWAQADIINHHALDASGGKTYSQLDKEDPVRETMMNGSFLRASLFTSVVAFGVALLVFGLGVVFIVTGEALRRIAARVDVPTAVTAEPVTV; encoded by the coding sequence ATGTCCGCAGCAGTCCGCAAGCCCGCCCACCTCAAGGCCCTCGCCATCGTGGTGATGGCGTTCGGCATGATCTTCGCCGTCGCCGGCACGGCCACGTGGGCGCTCGTGTCCGGCAACCTGCGCAGCGAGCAGATCACGGTGTCCGAGGACGCCGCCATGTTCGGCGGCGAGCTCGTCGACACGCCGTGGGAGGCGTGGGCGCAGGCCGACATCATCAACCACCACGCGCTCGACGCGTCCGGCGGCAAGACCTACTCGCAGCTGGACAAGGAGGACCCGGTCCGCGAGACGATGATGAACGGCTCGTTCCTGCGGGCCTCGCTGTTCACGTCGGTCGTCGCGTTCGGTGTCGCGCTCCTGGTCTTCGGCCTCGGTGTCGTCTTCATCGTCACCGGTGAGGCGCTGCGCCGGATCGCCGCCCGCGTCGACGTCCCGACGGCCGTCACCGCGGAGCCCGTCACCGTCTGA
- a CDS encoding SURF1 family protein, with product MPDAPTSVWRAAVRPRMLGLLVLLLAAAAVCGRLGAWQLERAEVRGGAAEERRAVEIAESRPVPLEDVLVPGASVTGEMVARKVVVTGTWEAAGTLLVDGRAHDGVTEGALVLTPLRVDGAGAAAEGAADAGALLPVVRGWTPGTTTTVPDPPTGTVTVVGWLQGGEEAGAPVVDGRTDAISPAQLASVWGSPVYTGYLVVQSVEPGDPADLELLDPPTRSGTGLNVQNLAYAAQWWIFGLFAVGLWWRLVRDEAAGRPPIPGEGDGDGPPPSDEGGPHPAGPDPGTAAQRDVAGDAAPVTTTTR from the coding sequence GTGCCCGATGCACCGACCTCCGTGTGGCGCGCCGCCGTGCGCCCGCGCATGCTCGGCCTGCTCGTGCTGCTGCTCGCGGCCGCCGCCGTGTGCGGCCGCCTCGGTGCGTGGCAGCTGGAGCGCGCCGAGGTCCGCGGCGGTGCGGCCGAGGAGCGGCGCGCCGTCGAGATCGCCGAGTCCCGGCCGGTGCCGCTCGAGGACGTGCTCGTCCCGGGTGCCTCCGTGACGGGCGAGATGGTGGCCCGCAAGGTCGTCGTCACGGGGACGTGGGAGGCCGCCGGCACGCTCCTCGTCGACGGCCGCGCCCACGACGGCGTCACGGAGGGCGCCCTGGTCCTCACGCCGCTGCGCGTGGACGGGGCGGGCGCAGCGGCGGAGGGCGCGGCGGACGCCGGCGCTCTCCTGCCGGTCGTGCGCGGCTGGACGCCCGGCACGACCACGACGGTGCCGGACCCGCCCACCGGGACCGTGACGGTCGTCGGGTGGCTGCAGGGCGGCGAGGAGGCCGGCGCCCCGGTCGTCGACGGGCGCACCGACGCCATCAGCCCCGCCCAGCTCGCGTCCGTCTGGGGCTCCCCGGTCTACACCGGGTACCTCGTCGTGCAGTCGGTGGAGCCCGGCGACCCCGCCGACCTCGAGCTGCTGGACCCGCCGACGCGCTCGGGGACCGGGCTCAACGTGCAGAACCTCGCCTACGCCGCGCAGTGGTGGATCTTCGGCCTGTTCGCCGTCGGGCTGTGGTGGCGCCTCGTCCGGGACGAGGCCGCGGGCCGGCCGCCGATCCCGGGGGAGGGCGACGGCGACGGCCCGCCGCCGTCGGACGAGGGCGGGCCGCACCCCGCCGGACCGGACCCCGGCACGGCCGCGCAGCGCGACGTGGCGGGCGACGCCGCCCCGGTCACGACTACCACGCGCTGA
- a CDS encoding DUF3817 domain-containing protein, whose translation MTTQPDPAPATTDPRAGTTAAWVRKAGGSLTRYRVMAWVTGVMLLVLCVEMVLKYVVHAPESVMGAIGWVPFAHGWIYVVYLVTVFDLWSTLRWRLGRLVTMALAGVVPLMSFVLERRVHAQAQARIDAAAATRPSAA comes from the coding sequence GTGACCACGCAGCCCGACCCCGCACCCGCCACCACCGACCCCCGTGCGGGCACCACCGCCGCCTGGGTCCGTAAGGCCGGCGGGTCGTTGACGCGCTACCGGGTGATGGCGTGGGTGACCGGCGTGATGCTCCTCGTGCTGTGCGTGGAGATGGTCCTCAAGTACGTCGTCCACGCCCCCGAGTCCGTCATGGGTGCGATCGGGTGGGTCCCCTTCGCGCACGGGTGGATCTACGTCGTGTACCTCGTGACGGTGTTCGACCTGTGGTCGACGCTGCGCTGGCGGCTCGGGCGCCTGGTGACGATGGCGCTCGCGGGCGTCGTCCCCCTGATGTCGTTCGTGCTCGAGCGCCGCGTGCACGCGCAGGCGCAGGCACGGATCGACGCGGCCGCGGCGACGCGTCCGTCCGCCGCGTGA
- a CDS encoding glycosyltransferase family 4 protein, translated as MRVVHVSDCFAPRTGGIETQVGDLARHQVAAGHKVHVLTATLGAGGERGGVVDVEDGVHVHRLGARLPFDLPVNPVAGPRLIRAALAAVRPDAVHVHAGVLSPFAFDGARVATAAGLPTAITWHCMLDGVTGPGAAVVRRTRWAQPRAALSAVSTAAAERVRTLFDGAEVAVVPNGIDVDLWAPGATNPVRDDALRGPVRLVATMRLAPRKRAVPLVEVVAAAARRLPAGALHLTLIGDGPAREAVRARVAALGLDDVVELRGRLPREEVRAAYADADVFLAPARLEAFGIAALEARTAGLVVLAHRGTGVAEFVADGRDGFLVADDAEMARAVALLAEDRPLLASLRRHTRSVRPAFAWDHVLAAAEAEYVRAATRARGAVGP; from the coding sequence GTGCGGGTCGTCCACGTCTCCGACTGCTTCGCGCCGCGCACCGGCGGGATCGAGACGCAGGTCGGCGACCTGGCGCGGCACCAGGTGGCCGCCGGGCACAAGGTGCACGTCCTGACCGCGACCCTCGGCGCGGGCGGGGAGCGCGGCGGCGTCGTGGACGTCGAGGACGGCGTGCACGTGCACCGGCTGGGTGCGCGCCTGCCGTTCGACCTGCCGGTGAACCCCGTCGCCGGCCCCCGGCTGATCCGTGCGGCGCTCGCGGCGGTCCGGCCCGACGCCGTGCACGTGCACGCGGGCGTGCTCTCACCCTTCGCGTTCGACGGCGCCCGGGTCGCGACCGCGGCGGGCCTGCCGACGGCGATCACGTGGCACTGCATGCTCGACGGCGTCACGGGCCCCGGCGCCGCGGTGGTCCGCCGCACGCGCTGGGCGCAGCCGCGTGCCGCCCTGAGCGCCGTGAGCACCGCCGCGGCCGAGCGCGTGCGGACGCTGTTCGACGGTGCCGAGGTGGCGGTCGTGCCCAACGGCATCGACGTCGACCTGTGGGCGCCCGGTGCGACGAACCCCGTCCGCGACGACGCGCTGCGCGGTCCGGTGCGCCTCGTCGCCACCATGCGGCTGGCGCCGCGCAAGCGCGCCGTCCCCCTCGTCGAGGTCGTCGCCGCCGCCGCGCGCAGGCTCCCGGCCGGCGCCCTGCACCTGACGCTGATCGGCGACGGTCCCGCGCGTGAGGCCGTCCGCGCCCGCGTGGCCGCGCTGGGCCTCGACGACGTCGTCGAGCTGCGCGGCCGGCTGCCGCGCGAGGAGGTCCGCGCCGCCTACGCCGACGCCGACGTGTTCCTCGCACCGGCCCGGCTCGAGGCCTTCGGGATCGCGGCCCTCGAGGCCCGCACCGCCGGACTCGTCGTCCTCGCGCACCGTGGGACGGGCGTGGCCGAGTTCGTCGCCGACGGCCGGGACGGGTTCCTCGTCGCCGACGACGCCGAGATGGCGCGGGCGGTGGCGCTCCTGGCCGAGGACCGACCGCTCCTCGCGAGCCTGCGCCGGCACACCCGCAGCGTGCGGCCGGCGTTCGCCTGGGACCACGTCCTGGCGGCCGCGGAGGCCGAGTACGTGCGTGCCGCGACCCGTGCCCGCGGCGCGGTCGGGCCGTAG
- the guaA gene encoding glutamine-hydrolyzing GMP synthase codes for MSQPPEPATAHRPVLVVDFGAQYAQLIARRVREANVYSEIVPHTASVEDLLAKDPAAIILSGGPSSVYATGAPFVGPELFEAGVPVLGICYGFQAMAQALGGTVAQTGQREYGGTAVEVTEAGTVLDGSPEQQTVWMSHGDAVHAAPPGFEVLATSAGSPVAAFEDPERRLYGVQWHPEVKHSPLGQKALENFLYRGAGLTPDWNAGNVVAEQVERIRAQVGDARVICGLSGGVDSSVAAALVQRAVGDQLTCVFVDHGLLRAGEAEQVEQDFVAATGVQLKVVDARERFLHALHGVSDPETKRKIIGREFIRVFEDAAREVVEDAGAHGETVRFLVQGTLYPDVVESGGGEGAANIKSHHNVGGLPDDLQFELVEPLRTLFKDEVRAVGLELGVPEGIVWRQPFPGPGLGIRIVGAVTAERLETLRAADAIAREELTRAGLDREIWQCPVVLLADVRSVGVQGDGRTYGHPIVLRPVSSEDAMTADWTRLPYDVLQVISTRITNEVPEVNRVVLDVTSKPPGTIEWE; via the coding sequence GTGTCGCAGCCACCCGAGCCCGCCACCGCCCACCGCCCCGTCCTGGTCGTCGACTTCGGCGCGCAGTACGCGCAGCTGATCGCCCGGCGGGTCCGCGAGGCCAACGTGTACTCCGAGATCGTGCCGCACACGGCGTCCGTCGAGGACCTCCTCGCCAAGGACCCGGCGGCGATCATCCTGTCCGGCGGCCCGTCGTCCGTGTACGCCACCGGTGCGCCCTTCGTGGGTCCCGAGCTGTTCGAGGCCGGCGTGCCGGTGCTCGGCATCTGCTACGGCTTCCAGGCGATGGCCCAGGCGCTCGGCGGGACGGTCGCGCAGACCGGTCAGCGGGAGTACGGCGGCACCGCCGTCGAGGTGACCGAGGCGGGCACGGTGCTGGACGGCAGCCCGGAGCAGCAGACGGTCTGGATGAGCCACGGCGACGCGGTCCACGCGGCCCCGCCCGGGTTCGAGGTCCTCGCGACCTCCGCAGGCAGCCCCGTCGCGGCGTTCGAGGACCCGGAGCGGCGCCTGTACGGCGTGCAGTGGCACCCGGAGGTCAAGCACTCGCCGCTCGGCCAGAAGGCGCTCGAGAACTTCCTGTACCGCGGCGCGGGCCTGACGCCCGACTGGAACGCGGGCAACGTCGTCGCCGAGCAGGTCGAGCGCATCCGCGCGCAGGTCGGCGACGCGCGCGTCATCTGCGGCCTGTCGGGCGGCGTGGACTCGTCCGTCGCGGCGGCGCTCGTGCAGCGCGCGGTGGGGGACCAGCTCACGTGCGTCTTCGTGGACCACGGGCTGCTGCGCGCCGGCGAGGCCGAGCAGGTCGAGCAGGACTTCGTCGCCGCCACCGGCGTGCAGCTCAAGGTCGTCGACGCGCGCGAGCGCTTCCTGCACGCGCTGCACGGCGTGAGCGACCCGGAGACGAAGCGCAAGATCATCGGCCGCGAGTTCATCCGCGTGTTCGAGGACGCCGCCCGCGAGGTCGTCGAGGACGCCGGCGCGCACGGCGAGACCGTGCGGTTCCTCGTCCAGGGCACCCTCTACCCGGACGTCGTCGAGTCCGGCGGCGGCGAGGGCGCGGCGAACATCAAGTCGCACCACAACGTCGGCGGCCTGCCCGACGACCTGCAGTTCGAGCTCGTCGAGCCGCTGCGCACCCTGTTCAAGGACGAGGTACGGGCGGTCGGCCTCGAGCTCGGTGTGCCCGAGGGCATCGTGTGGCGCCAGCCGTTCCCGGGCCCCGGCCTCGGCATCCGCATCGTCGGCGCGGTGACCGCCGAGCGCCTCGAGACGCTGCGCGCCGCGGACGCGATCGCCCGCGAGGAGCTCACGCGCGCCGGCCTCGACCGGGAGATCTGGCAGTGCCCGGTCGTGCTGCTCGCGGACGTGCGCTCGGTCGGCGTGCAGGGCGACGGCCGCACGTACGGGCACCCGATCGTGCTGCGGCCGGTGTCGTCGGAGGACGCGATGACCGCCGACTGGACCCGCCTGCCGTACGACGTCCTGCAGGTCATCTCGACCCGCATCACCAACGAGGTGCCCGAGGTCAACCGGGTCGTCCTCGACGTCACGAGCAAGCCGCCGGGCACCATCGAGTGGGAGTGA
- a CDS encoding ABC transporter ATP-binding protein, which produces MTTATTLPVADSGRVRRYAGALLRRNRRPLGRIAVLHTLAAIAGLAGPLLLGRLVDAVTTGTTARYVDTLVAIGVVAVLLQTGLIRYAQRASMLFGEEVFAQLREEFVETVTALPLSTVERAGTGDLVARTTNDVNKLQHAVRFGVPRVIVAVVTIALTVTASVLLSPLVSVALFVGVPTMVVTVRWYLRRATPAYVREAATYAVLNGTITETVEGARTVDALGLAGRRMGRIDADLADAFAAEKVTLRLRTVLFPSIDLAFVLAPVAVLLWGGWLAADGRVTLGVVTTIVLYAYQMSGPVWELIFWVDEIQVAATALARIVGVQLVAPDREATGAAPTDERIATRGLRYAYREGHDVLHGIDLDLAPGERLAIVGPSGAGKSTLGRMIAGIHPPTGGTATVGGVPLVDLPLDDLRGHVALVTQEHHVFVGTLADNLRLARVGADDAELEHALRAVDAWGWVQALPAGLATEVGSGGTPLTPAQAQQVALARLVLLDPHTLVLDEATSLMDPRAARHLERSLSAVLAGRTVVAIAHRLHTAHDADRVAVVDSGRISEIGPHDELVAAGGEYAALWHSWQHESAEPA; this is translated from the coding sequence ATGACCACGGCCACGACGCTGCCCGTCGCCGACTCCGGCAGGGTGCGGCGGTACGCGGGCGCCCTCCTGCGCCGCAACCGCCGCCCGCTGGGACGCATCGCGGTGCTGCACACGCTCGCGGCGATCGCCGGCCTCGCCGGCCCGTTGCTCCTCGGCCGCCTGGTCGACGCCGTCACCACCGGCACGACCGCGCGGTACGTGGACACGCTCGTCGCGATCGGCGTCGTCGCGGTGCTGCTGCAGACCGGGCTCATCCGGTACGCGCAGCGCGCGTCGATGCTGTTCGGCGAGGAGGTCTTCGCGCAGCTGCGCGAGGAGTTCGTCGAGACCGTGACGGCCCTGCCGCTGTCCACCGTCGAGCGCGCGGGCACGGGCGACCTCGTCGCGCGCACGACCAACGACGTCAACAAGCTGCAGCACGCCGTGCGGTTCGGCGTGCCGCGGGTGATCGTCGCGGTCGTCACGATCGCGCTGACCGTGACGGCGTCCGTGCTCCTGTCGCCGCTGGTCTCGGTCGCGCTGTTCGTCGGCGTGCCGACGATGGTGGTGACCGTGCGGTGGTACCTGCGGCGGGCGACACCCGCGTACGTGCGCGAGGCCGCGACGTACGCGGTACTCAACGGCACGATCACGGAGACGGTCGAGGGCGCCCGCACGGTCGACGCCCTGGGCCTGGCCGGCCGGCGGATGGGGCGCATCGACGCCGACCTGGCCGACGCGTTCGCGGCCGAGAAGGTGACGCTCCGGCTGCGCACCGTCCTGTTCCCGTCGATCGACCTGGCGTTCGTGCTCGCCCCCGTCGCGGTGCTGCTGTGGGGCGGCTGGCTCGCCGCGGACGGGCGCGTCACCCTCGGGGTGGTCACCACGATCGTGCTGTACGCGTACCAGATGTCGGGGCCGGTGTGGGAGCTCATCTTCTGGGTCGACGAGATCCAGGTGGCCGCCACCGCGCTCGCGCGCATCGTCGGCGTGCAGCTCGTCGCACCCGACCGCGAGGCGACCGGCGCCGCACCGACCGACGAGCGGATCGCGACGCGTGGGCTGCGCTACGCCTACCGCGAGGGCCACGACGTCCTGCACGGCATCGACCTCGACCTCGCGCCCGGCGAGCGGCTCGCGATCGTCGGGCCGTCCGGCGCCGGCAAGTCGACGCTCGGCCGCATGATCGCCGGCATCCACCCGCCCACGGGCGGCACCGCGACGGTCGGCGGCGTGCCGCTGGTCGACCTGCCGCTCGACGACCTGCGCGGGCACGTCGCGCTCGTCACGCAGGAGCACCACGTCTTCGTCGGGACGCTCGCGGACAACCTGCGGCTCGCGCGGGTCGGCGCGGACGACGCCGAGCTCGAGCACGCGCTGCGCGCCGTCGACGCGTGGGGCTGGGTGCAGGCGCTGCCCGCGGGGCTCGCGACCGAGGTCGGCTCCGGCGGCACGCCGCTCACGCCGGCGCAGGCGCAGCAGGTCGCGCTCGCGCGGCTGGTGCTGCTCGACCCGCACACGCTGGTGCTGGACGAGGCGACGTCGCTGATGGACCCGCGTGCGGCACGGCACCTGGAGCGGTCGCTGTCCGCCGTGCTCGCGGGCCGGACGGTCGTCGCGATCGCCCACCGGCTGCACACCGCGCACGACGCCGACCGGGTCGCCGTCGTCGACAGCGGGCGCATCAGCGAGATCGGCCCGCACGACGAGCTCGTGGCCGCGGGCGGCGAGTACGCCGCGCTGTGGCACTCGTGGCAGCACGAGTCCGCCGAGCCGGCATGA